A part of Sugiyamaella lignohabitans strain CBS 10342 chromosome D, complete sequence genomic DNA contains:
- the MGM101 gene encoding Mgm101p (Protein with a role in mitochondrial DNA recombinational repair; also involved in interstrand cross-link repair; binds to and catalyzes the annealing of single-stranded mtDNA; oligomerizes to form rings and filaments; related to Rad52-type recombination proteins, with limited overall similarity but sharing conserved functionally important residues; component of the mitochondrial nucleoid, required for the repair of oxidative mtDNA damage; GO_component: GO:0000262 - mitochondrial chromosome [Evidence IEA]; GO_component: GO:0042645 - mitochondrial nucleoid [Evidence IEA,IEA]; GO_component: GO:0042645 - mitochondrial nucleoid [Evidence IDA] [PMID 10209025]; GO_component: GO:0042645 - mitochondrial nucleoid [Evidence IDA] [PMID 10869431]; GO_component: GO:0005739 - mitochondrion [Evidence IEA]; GO_component: GO:0005739 - mitochondrion [Evidence IDA] [PMID 16823961]; GO_function: GO:0003677 - DNA binding [Evidence IEA]; GO_function: GO:0003697 - single-stranded DNA binding [Evidence IDA,IMP] [PMID 22948312]; GO_process: GO:0006281 - DNA repair [Evidence IEA]; GO_process: GO:0006281 - DNA repair [Evidence IMP] [PMID 10209025]; GO_process: GO:0000733 - DNA strand renaturation [Evidence IDA] [PMID 22027892]; GO_process: GO:0006974 - cellular response to DNA damage stimulus [Evidence IEA]; GO_process: GO:0036297 - interstrand cross-link repair [Evidence IGI] [PMID 22912599]; GO_process: GO:0000002 - mitochondrial genome maintenance [Evidence IEA]; GO_process: GO:0000725 - recombinational repair [Evidence IMP] [PMID 22027892]), which translates to MISRFRGGSATTGFVRGLKTATSYKSSVAVASRPVKSPAATRAMAPAATVRSGSGYSSARKSPAAGSGSSSSARYATAATSRSTRTATSRTKTAAAAPAATSAPAIDPAIFEGSSVGPSSGTIHSSKKSSSATPAEPLASNTIDSSGSASSAPPTFASSPTSTTSSAANSAATRNSSPHIDLAATNSWTEFDDSPVDEGVENGENWTRSFRGLGSEPFASHVTDTLLAELKPEEIEITPDGLLFLPEIRYRRVLNRAFGPGGWGLAPRSKTLVTAKSVSREYALICHGRLVAIARGEQDYFDPNGITTAMEGCKSNAMMRCCKDLGIASELWDPFFIRDFKTKYCEQKYFEKKRRMVWKRKDREWEYPYK; encoded by the coding sequence ATGATTTCGCGGTTTCGGGGCGGTTCCGCGACGACAGGTTTCGTCAGGGGCCTGAAGACCGCCACCAGTTATAAATCGTCGGTGGCTGTGGCTTCGCGTCCCGTGAAGAGTCCAGCGGCGACTAGGGccatggctcctgctgcGACTGTCAGATCGGGCTCGGGTTACTCGTCTGCTCGCAAATCGCCAGCTGCTGGGTCGGGatcgtcttcttcggctCGATACGCTACAGCAGCCACATCGcgaagcaccagaactgCTACTTCGCGTACAAAGacggctgctgctgctccagcTGCTACTTCAGCTCCTGCTATAGATCCAGCCATTTTTGAAGGTTCGTCAGTTGGTCCTTCTTCTGGAACCATTCATTCTTCTAAAAAGAGCTCGTCTGCTACACCAGCTGAGCCATTGGCTTCAAACACCATTGACAGCAGCGGTAGTGCCTCATCTGCTCCTCCAACATTTGCCAGTTCTcctacttctactaccaGTTCAGCTGCCAATTCAGCAGCTACTCGAAACAGTTCTCCTCATATCGATTTGGCAGCCACGAATTCATGGACAGAGTTTGACGACTCTCCAGTCGACGAAGGGGTCGAGAACGGCGAGAACTGGACTCGAAGTTtccggggtctggggtcTGAACCGTTTGCCAGTCATGTCACTGATACTCTGTTAGCGGAGCTGAAACCagaagagattgaaatcACTCCTGACGGGCTGTTATTTCTTCCCGAAATCAGGTATCGTCGAGTTCTGAACCGAGCTTTTGGACCTGGTGGATGGGGACTTGCACCTCGATCCAAGACACTTGTGACCGCGAAATCCGTCAGTCGTGAGTACGCACTCATCTGCCACGGCCGTCTGGTGGCCATTGCCCGAGGAGAACAGGACTATTTCGACCCCAATGGCATCACCACCGCCATGGAAGGATGTAAGTCCAACGCCATGATGCGGTGCTGTAAAGACCTCGGCATCGCCAGCGAGCTGTGGGATCCATTCTTCATCCGCGACTTCAAGACCAAATACTGCGAGCAAAAATACTTCGAAAAGAAGCGCCGAATGGTCTGGAAACGCAAAGACCGCGAATGGGAATACCCCTATAAATAG